In the Afipia sp. GAS231 genome, ATCTGCGCGAAATAGACCGCCGCGAATCGCGCGGTGACCCACAGGCTGGCCGAGAGCACGAGGCCGGCCGCGGCAAATTTGGCCAGCGACTTGATGAAGCCGCGGTCGAACTCCAGATAGCCCGCCCGCACTGAAAAGATCAGGACCAGCAGCAGATTAATCCAGGCGCCGACGGCGGTGGCGAGCGCGAGGCCGATCTGGGCCAATGGAGCCATCAATGCGAACTTCAGCAGCACGTTGACGGTAAGCCCGGTCAGCGAGGCCTTCACCGGCGTGGCGGTGTCCTTGCGCGCATAGAACGCCGAGACCGCGCTGCGGATGGTCACGAATGGAATGAGGCCAATCGAATAGGCTGCCAGCGTCGCCCCCGCGGCGGCGGCATCGGCGCTGGTGAACGCGCCGCGGGCAAACACGGCGCGCATGATCACGTCCGGCACGGTCACGAATGCGGCGACGAACGGCACGGTGGCCAGCAGCGTGAATTCAAAGGCGCGGCGTTGCGACGCGGCGGCGCCGGCGTCGTCGCCCGCGGTAATCCGGCGCGACATTTCCGGCAGCAGCACGGTGCCGACCGCGATGCCGATGACGCCGATCGGCAATTGATAAAGCCGTTCGGCATAGTAGAGCGCCGACAGCGCGCCCGTGGCCAGGAAGGTCGCAATGATGGTGTCGGCGAACACCGCCACCTGTGACCCCATCGACCCCAGGGTGGCCGGACCGATGGCACGAAAAAACGCCCGGACATCATCGTCGAGCTTGAGCGACGCAAAGCGCGGCAAACCGCCGTGGCGGGCGAGATCGCCGGCGAGCAGGAAATATTGCAGGAAGCCGGAGACCAGCACGCCCCAGGCCGCGGCGTGGCCGGCGGTCGGAAACAACGCGGCCAGCGCCAGCGCCGCCATCATCGAGATGTTGAGAAAGATCGAGGCCGCCGCGGCGCTGGCGAAGCGGTGCATCACGTTGAGCATGCCGCCATAGAGCGTCACCAGCGTGATCAGCAGCAGATAGGGAAAGGTGATGCGGGTCAGCTCGATCGCCAGCCGCCGCTGCTCGGGATCTTTCGAGAAGCCCGGCGCCAGAATGTCGAGCACCTGCGGCATGAACAGCCATGCCACGGCGAGCAGAACCACCTGCGACAGGAACAGCAGCGTAAAGATGCGGTCGGCGAACAATCGCGCCGAGGCCTCGCCGCCCTTGCCGTGGACATGCGCGTAGGCCGGAATGAAGGCGGTGTTGAAGGCGCCCTCGGCAAAGATGGCGCGAAAGCTGTTCGGCAGGCGCAGCGCCACGAAGAACGCGTCCGCGATCGGGCCGGCGCCGAGGATCGCGGCCAGCATGATCGAGCTCGCAAAGCCGGTGAGCCGCGAAAGAAGCGTATAGCCGCCGACGGTGAAGATGCGTCCGAGCATGCGCCGCTTCTATACTAAGCGGCGGGCGAAATCAGCCCCTTAACGATCCAGGCATGATCTTGTCCGAAAACCGGCTGCCATTTTTCGGGATCAAGCCTGAAGTGCGTCGCGCACCGCCTTGATGACCCGTTCCTGCGTGGGCTCATCGAGATAGGCATGCATCGGCAGGCTGATGACGTCGTCCGACAGGCTCTCGCTGGCCGGCAGGCCGCCGCCGGCGACCGGAAAATCCCGGTAGGCGGTCTGCTGGTGCATCGACTTGGTATAATAGATCGCGGTCGGAATCCCCTGCGCCTTGAGCGCTGCGGCGAAGCCGTCACGGTCGGTCCCCTTGGGCAGGCGGATGGTATATTGCGCCCATACCGAAGTGCAGCCGGCGGCGAGCCGCGGCACGGTCACGACATTGCCGAGGCCCCTCGCATAGCGCTCCGCCACCGCATTGCGCGCGGCGATCTCATCCTCGAAGATTTTCAACTTCTCGATCAGTACCGCCGCCTGCATGGTATCGAGCCGGCCGGTAAGACCGAGCCGGACGTTGTCGTATTTGTCAGAACCCTGGCCGTGGACGCGAATGCTGCGCAGCGTTTCGGCGAGCGCGTCGTCGTCGGTAAAGATCGCACCGCCGTCACCGAAGCAGCCGAGCGGTTTGGCCGGGAAGAAGCTGGTCGCGGTGGCGAGACCGAACGTGCCGAGCTTACGGCCTTTGTAGCTGGCGCCGAAACCTTGCGCGGCGTCGTCGAGCACGAACAGGCCTTCGGCCGCGGCAATCGCGCCGATCGCATCATGGTCGGCGCTTTGCCCGAACAGGTCGACGGGAATCACCGCCCGGGGTTTTAGTCCGCGCTGCCGCGCCGTGGCGATGCCGCGCGTCAACGAGGCCGGATCGATGTTGAACGTTGCTTCGTCGACATCGACGAAAACAGGCGTAGCGCCGGCCAGCGCCACCGCCTCGCCGGTCGCGCAAAACGTGAACGACGGACACAGCACGGCGTCGCCGGGGCCGACATTCATCGCCATCAGCACCATCAGCAGCGCATCGGTGCCGCTGGCACAGCTCACCACATGCTTCGCGCCGGAGAATTCCGCCAACGCGGCTTCCAGCGCCGTCACTTCGGGGCCGTTGATGAATTGGCAATGGTTGAGCACGCCGGACACGGCGTCATCGATGGATTTGCCGAGCCGGCGGCGCTGCGCGGCGATATCGATGAAGGGAACGGGTTCTGGGCGCATGTGCTGGTTCATGGTGCCTTCTGGTTCAGCAAGCCTTGCAGGATCGAAATGAGGGTAAATCAGCCGACGATGCGGCGCGGGCCCTTGCGCACGGTGTTCGCCGCGGGTTTGGGGGGCTGTTCGAGGCAGCGGATGGCGATGGCGAGACTGGCGACGCCCTCGTCGCCGGAAACCGCCGGCACCTCGCCGGTGCGTACCGCACTGAGGAACGCGATCAGCTCGGCGCGCAGCGGTTCGTCGTGGCCGACCGGCAGATGGCGCATCGAATAGCTGCCGTCGGGCTTGAAGCCGAAGCATTCCGTCACCTGGCGCGTCAACAGATCGCCCATGACATATTTGCCGCGGGTCGCGACCGTGACGTTGCGTGCCTTGAACGGCGTCAGCCAGTTGGTGTTGATATGGGCGAGCACGCCGGAGGCGGTGCGGAACTGCAGCAGCGCGATATCCTCGCGCTCGGCGATTGCACTGGAAAGCTGCGGCTGCACCTCGACGATATCGGACTCGGTGAAATACCGGATCAGGTCGATATCGTGCACGGCGAGATCGATGACGACGCCGACATTCGACATCCGCGGCGGAAACGGTCCGACACGGGTGATTCCGATGGAAAGGATGTCCTCGCCCGAGATCGCCTGCTTGATCGCGACGACGGCGGGATTGAAACGCTCGACATGACCGACCATCAGCGTCACGCCGGCACTGCGCGCCGCCGAGACGATGTCCTCGCCCTCCTCGACCGTGGAAGCGACCGGCTTCTCGACCAGAATATGGATGTTGCGCGTGATGCAGGCGAGCGCGATCTCGTGATGGAGATGCGTCGGCGCCGCGATCGTGATCGCATCGACGCCCTCGTCGAACAGTTCTTCGAGGCTCGCGAAGGCGCGGCAGCCGACCATCTCGACGGCGCGCGCACGGTGTTCGGGCAACGGATCGACGATGCCGACCAGCGTCACATCCGGCAGACCCGCCAGCACGCGGGCATGGTTGCTGCCCATCACACCCGCGCCGACCACGCCCACGCGCAATTCGCGCCGCGCGTCGCTCTTCGCGTCCGATGCGGACCCTTTAGAACTCATGTCGTAGACCCCAACAATTTCGTCACGTGAATGCCCCACGCGAACGCCCCGGCGGTTCTCTAGCACGCCGCCACAAATGTGGCGAATGCCATCAGCCTTTTCCGGACACGTTTTGATTCAAAGAGTTACATCGCCCTGACGGGGGCGTGGGCTGAAAATCCCGCAAAATGGCGACGGTTCCCGGTCGCTCAGGTGCGCCGATAATCATCCTCGATACGGATGATATCGTCCTCGCCGAAATAGCTTCCGGTCTGCACCTCGATCAGTTCGAGCTGGATCTTTCCGGGATTCTCCAGCCGGTGCACGGCGCCGATCGGAATATAGATCGATTCGTTCTCGTGCACGGTCTTGACCAGTTCGTTGACGGTCACCTGCGCCGTTCCACGCACCACGATCCAGTGCTCGGAGCGATGGTGGTGCTTCTGCAGCGACAGCCGCCCGCCCGGCTTGACGATGATGCGCTTGACCTGATGGCGGTCGCCATTGTCGACCGATTGATAGGATCCCCAGGGCCGGTGCACCCGGATGTGATCCTCGGTGACCTGCGGCGCCACGCTCTTCAGTTTCGCGACCAGGCGCTTCAATCCGTTGGCGTCCTTTTGCCGCGATACCAGCACCGCATCCTGGGTCGCGACCACGACGAGATCGTCGACGCCTTCGAGCGCGACCAGCGCACGGTCGGTCACCACGTTGCAGTTGCGGGAGTCCTCGAACACCGCGGCACCCCGCGCCGCGTTGCCCTCCTTGTCCTTCTCGGACAATTCCCACACCGCATGCCACGAGCCGACATCGGACCAGCCGCACGCCACCGGCACCACCGCGGCACGCGAGGTTTTTTCCATCACCGCATAGTCGATCGAGATCGATTTCGCCGATCCGAACGCGGCCTCGTCGAGCTTGACGAATCCGAGGTCGGAGCTTGCCTTCGAAACCGCACGGCCGACCGCCTCGATGCTATCGGCATCGACGGTGCGATACTCGTCGAGCAGCACGGCGGCGCGAAACATGAAGTTGCCGCTGTTCCAGAGATAGCCGGCCTTGATATAGCCGGCCGCCGTCGCCGGATCCGGCTTCTCGACGAACTTCGCCACCGCGCGAACCTTGCCGGCAATGACATCGCCGGGATTGATGTAGCCATATTCGGTCGCGGCACGCTCGGGCTGCACACCGAAGGTCACGATATTTCCGGTTTCCGCGGCGACCAGCCCCTCGCGGCATGCGGCGAGAAAGGCGGGCGTGTCGCGCACCACGTGGTCGGCCGCCAGTGCCAGCACGATCGCGTCCTTGTCGCGCGCCTGCGCGAAGGCGGCGCCGGCCGCGATCGCGGGGCCGGAGTCGCGCCGCATCGGCTCGAGCAGCACATCGGCCTCGATGCCGATCTCGGCGAGTTGCTCCAGCACCATGAAGCGATAGGCATTGTTGGTGATGACGACCGGACGCTCGAACAGCGAGGTGTCGGAAACCCGCAGGATCGTATCCTGGAACGTCGAACGCGCGCCGAACAACGGCAGGAATTGCTTGGGATGGACTTCGCGCGAGGCCGGCCATAGCCGCGTGCCGGCGCCGCCGCACATGATGAGGGGGATAATTCGTCGGTTCATCGGCATCTCAAATCCTGTAGTGGTCGCGATACCACGCGACAAATTCGCGAAGCCCGTCCTCGATCGACGTTTGCGGCCGGAAGCCGGTGTCGCGCATCAGCTCGGCGACATCGGCGAAGGTCTCGGTGACGTCCCCTGGCTGCATCGGCAACATCTCCCTGACGGCGGCGCGGCCCAGTTCCCGCTCCAGAACCGCTACCACATGGGTCAGTTCTTCCGGATGATTGTTGCCAACATTGTAAATCCGGGCCGGCGCACCGGCGGCCTGGCCGGCATCGCGCGGGGCCTGGTCGACCAGCCGCATGACCGCGCTGGTGACGTCGTCGATATAGGTAAAATCGCGCCGCATTTTACCATGGTTGAAGAGCTTGATCGGGGTGCCCTCGAGGATCGCCCGGGTGAACAGGAAGATGGCCATATCGGGCCGTCCCCACGGCCCGTAGATGGTAAAGAACCGCAGACCCGTCACCGGCAGCCGATAGAGATGGCTGTAGGAATGCGCGATCAGTTCGTTGGCCTTTTTCGTCGCCGCATAAAGACTGACGGGGTGATCGGTCTTGTCGTCGACTGAAAACGGCAGCTTGGTGTTGGCGCCGTAGACCGACGACGAGGAAGCATAGACCAGGTGGCGGCAGCCGTGATGCCGGCAACCCTCCAGCACGTTGACGAAGCCCTCGAGATTGGCGTCGACATAGGCATGCGGATGGTCGATCGAATAGCGCACGCCGGCCTGCGCGGCGAGATGCACCACCCGCCCGAACCGGTGTTTGGCGAACAGCCGCGCCATCGCCGCGCGATCGGCAAGATCGGTCCGTTCGAACGAAAACCGCGGCTCGCCGCGCAGGACGTCCAGGCGGGCCGTCTTCAGCTCCGGATCGTAATAATCGTTAAGATTATCCAGCCCGACCACGGTGCAGCCTTCGGCCAGCAGCCGGCGGGCGACATGGAAGCCGATGAAACCGGCGGCCCCGGTGACCAATATTGTCTGATCCGACATCATATCCTTAAAGCAGCGGCCGGTTCGCCCCTGCCGTTCCGTTCCGGGCCTCTTTACCCGCCACGTCGAGGGTCCCGCAATACTTACCCGCGCCGCTATTGCCAGATTGAGCTTAAAACCATACCAAGGCGCCGAACTTCGGCATGGGACGCCGATTTTGCACCCTTTTTGACATCCCTCTCAAACCTGGCAAGCGCGAACGAGATGCGCCGGATTCTGCTTTCAGCCATCAAGATTTTGATCTCCGCAGCCCTGCTCTATTTCTCACTGCGCAAGGTCAACCTGTACGATCTCGCCGCGCGGCTTAACGTCGAGAGCGTGGGCTGGATTGCGCTGGCGATCGCCGTGCTGTTTCTGCAGATCTTCATCGGCGTCTTGCGCTGGCGCGAGATCAGTTCGGAATGCGGCGCACCGATCGAGGTCAGACAGGGGATGCGCTTCAACTTGATCGGAACCTTCTTCAACCAGACCCTGCCGTCCTCGATCGGCGGCGACGCGGTGCGGCTGTGGCTGGTCGCGCGCGCCGGCGCCGGCTGGCGGGCGGCGACCTATTCGATCTTCGTCGACCGCGCCATCGGCCTGATCGCGCTCGCGATCGTCATCGTTGCAAGCCTGCCCTGGAGCTACCACCTGATCACCGATCCCGCCGGGCGGTCCGCGCTGCTGCTGGTCGATTTCGCCGCACTGGCGGCCGGTGTCGGATTTCTGCTGCTCGGCGTGCTGCCGTTTCCGTGGCTGAAGACCTGGTGGGCGACGCATCACATTCACGCCTGTGCGGTGATCGCCAACCGCGTCATCTTCAGCCGGAAGCACGGACCAAAAATTGCGATCCTGTCGCTGCTCGTTCACGTGCTCGCCGTCGTGATCGCCTGGTGCGTGGTGCAGTCGATCGCGGCGCCCGTGTCGTTCAGCCAGGTCTTCCAACTGATGCCGCCGGTGATGCTGATCACGATGCTGCCGATCTCGATTGCCGGCTGGGGTGTTCGCGAAGCCACCATGGGGCTGGCCTTCGGCTATGCCGGGCTGATGGCCACTGAAGGCGTCAACATGTCGCTGCTGTTCGGTGCGGTATCGTTCCTGGTCGGCATCTTCGGCGGGCTGGTGTGGATTTTCAGCCCCGAGAAGGCGGCCCAGGGCGAAGCGCCGATCGAAGTTCCGAAATAATTGTCCGCGCCGGCATAGATGAACCATTCCGAACCATATCTTTCGTTTGCCGCCGCCATCCTGGCCGTGCTGCTGTCGTCGGTCCTCACCTGGGCGATCCGCCCGCTGATGCTGCGGCATGCGCTGGCAGAACCCAACGCGCGCTCCTCCCATCGCATCCCGACGCCGCAGGGCGCCGGCATCGCGGTGATCGCGGCGACGCTGATCGCGGCCATCGCCGTCATGGCGTTCGCCGCCACGCCGGCGATGAAAATCCCCGCCATCGTGTTCGGCGCGACGCTGTTCATCGCAGCCGTCGGCCTTGCCGATGACGTCCATTCCATTCCGGTGGTACCGCGGCTGCTGCTGCAGGCGGCGGCGGTCGCTGCCATCGTCTTTACGGTGCCCGAGAGCTTGCGGATCGTTGACACGTTACCGCTTTGGATCGAACGCTGCCTCGTGCTGCTGGCCGGGCTCTGGTTCGTGAACCTCGTCAATTTCATGGATGGACTCGACCTGATGACGGCCGCCGAGGCCGTGCCCATGAGCGCCGCCATCGCCCTGCTCGGCTGGCTCGGAGAGGTGCCGGCATCGACGACGATCACAGCTGCCGCGCTGTGCGGCGCGCTGCTCGGCTTTGCGCCGTTCAACCGGCCGGTGGCGAAGATCTTTCTCGGCGACGTCGGCAGCCTGCCGATCGGCCTGCTGCTCGGCTGGTGCCTGCTGCAACTCGCCTGGCACCAGCAACTCGCCGCTTGCGTGCTGTTGCCGCTGTATTACCTGACCGACACCACCGTCACGCTCACCCGCCGCATGGTCAGGCGCGAGCCGTTCTGGGCGGCGCATCGCTCGCACTACTACCAGCGAGCGACCGATAACGGCTTTTCGGTGTGGCAGGTGGTCCGCGAGGTTTTCGCGCTCAACGTCGTACTGGCGGCGCTCGCGATTGCATCGACCCGGCTGCAATCCCCAGTGATCGTGATCCCGCTCGTCGCGGCCGGCGCGCTGGCCGTTGTCCTGACACTGTATCGGTTCTCGCGCTCGAAATAACTGGCGCCGCGCCGGATCAGGGACCTATAGCGTTTTTAAGCTAAGCATGCCCTCGGACTTGATCCGAGGCTGGAAACCGGTTCGCGTCAAATAAAAGGGAGGAGCTCGGTTCTGATTCAATCAGAACCGATAAGGCTCCAGCTCACTGCGCCGGCGAGGACTCTGGGCTTCCCTCGCCCACGGCCGGCCCGAACTCGGGCACCGCATCCTTCAGCACCGCTTTGATGGTGGAGCGGTCATTTGCAGCGATCGCCGCTTCGAGATCCGCGAGCCATTTGCGCAATGTCTGCATCGGCGGTTCGTTCGGCTTGGCCGCCATAATGCCTGATATCCCGATGTCGACAGTCGGTTCTTCGCTCGCAAACAGGATCTCGTTGAGCCGCTCGCCCGGCCGCATCCCGGTGAACACCACTTCGATATCGAGGCCTGGTTCAAGACCCGACATACGGATCATCCGCTCGGCAAGGTCCACGATCTTGACCGGTTGCCCCATCTCGAGGACGTAGACCGAGACGTCCGGTCGCGTCGGCGCGAGCGCATGAGTGGCGGCCGTAATCACCAGATCGCAGGCTTCGCGGATGGTCATGAAATACCGGACCATGTCCGGATGGGTAACCGTGACCGGGCCACCGGCCTCGATCTGCGCCTTGAACTTCGGCACCACCGATCCGTTCGAGGCCAGCACGTTGCCGAACCGCACCGAGATCAGACGCATCCGCGGCTTGCCCGCCGATTGCGTCACGAGCTCATGATCGAGCGCCTGGCAATACATCTCGGCGAAACGCTTGGTCAGGCCGAGCATCGAGACCGGCTCGATCGCCTTGTCGGTGGAGATCATCACCATCGCGTCGGCGCCCGCTGCCAGCGCCGCGTCGGCGACATTGACCGATCCGAAGATGTTGGTCTTGACGCCCTCGCTCCAGTCGCGCTCGAGGATCGGCACGTGCTTCAGCGCTGCGGCATGGAACACGATATCCGGCTTGAACTCGCTCATCAGCTGCATGACCCGCTCGCGATCGCGGATATCGGCGATGCGCCCTTCGATGACGGGGCCGGATGTGCGTGCAGCCAGCGCCTCGGTCACCGCGTAGAGCGCCGGCTCCGAATTCTCGATCACCAGCAGCCGCGCCGCGCCGAAGGTCGCGACGCGTTCACAAATCTCCGAGCCGATCGAGCCGCCGCCGCCAGTCACGATGACCGCCTTGCCCTTCACCAGCGCCTCGAGCCGAGCATAGTCGATCTTCTCGCTCGGACGCAGCAAGAGATCCTCGACCGCGACATTGGTCAGCCGCGGCGCGTCGCCGCTCTCCAGGGACGGCAGGCGGCTGACGATGAGGCCGAGCCGCTTGGCACGCATCAGTGCCGCTTCGGGATGCGCGTCCGGCTCGAACGCCGAGGGGGTCAGCACCACGCGCTTGATCGGCTTCTCGCGGCTCGCAAAGTCGCGAATCACGCTCTCGATGTCGTCGACGCCGCCGAGCACCGGAATGTTGCGGATCGACTGGCCGCGGTCCGCCGCCGAGGGCGACAGCATCCCGACCGGCCAGATCCCCTTGATGGCGCCGTTCTCGATGCCGCGCAACACGACCTCCGCGTCGGCCGCACGGCCGACCAGCAGCGTCCGCGGCGCATCCTCGGCGCGGGCATGGTGGCGAGTTCGCGAATAGCGGAAATAGCGATAGGCGAAGCGCAAGGCACTCAGCGAAAATATCTCAATGAACCAGTACAGCACGATGGTGATGCGGCCGAGAAACACCTGGCCGCCGTGGATATTCGGCGCGACGAAAATCAAGATGTAGTCGATCACCACCAGGGCTACGGTCAGCACAGAGGCGACCCGCAGGATGTTCAAGGCGTCCGGCAGCGAGATGAACCGCCACTTGGTCGTGGTCAGGTTGAAGACGTAGCAGACCACCACACTGAAAACGACGAAAAAAGGCAGCACATGCAGCAGCCGCGGCAGCCGGACGAAGAAGCCCTGGCCGCCCTCGAACCGCAGATAAAAGCTCGCCAGCAGGGCAAACGCCGTCGCCAGCGCGTCATGCGACGCAATAAGGAAATTGCGCAGGGTCAATCGCGAAAATGGGGTCATATATCAACCAGACTAAACCGCAGCCAATTCCCAGGGAATCCCGCGCCGCTGATAGCTCATCTTCTGCGTGCAAGCCAGCAGTCATGACTTGACGGCGCCGGCCGGTTCCCCGACCGCTTGTGGCGATTTCGCACGCAGCACCATGCCTCCGGCGACGCCTACCCCCAGGACATACATCCATCCCTCGTGGAAATCGAACAAATGGGAGTTGAACAGTGACGAGAAGATGTTCTGGAGCACGACCATCAGGCCGATCCACGTCACGAGGCCCTCGCCGCGGAACAGCCTAAGATGTAGCAGCCACATTGTGTAGAGGACGATGACTCCAATGGCGCCCCACTGTATCGCAATAGCCAATGTCTGGTTATGAGGATTACCAATTACTTGACCGCTGGCGAGTTCTACAGTTCCGACTGCAGCCCCTTCGAACAGTCCCCGCGTCGACCCCGTCCCGTGACCAATCACGGGCGAATTAGCGAAAAACCTGAGCGATTTCTGCCAGAACTCAAGTCTAACTCCCATCGACGTCGGCAAATTTTTTTCCTTGTAGAGCTGGTAATCACTAACAAACGTATCAGTCGTCCGACGCAACTGGGGCGAGACGAACCAAACCAATCCTGCGACACCAACCATTATGCAGATTATCATCGCGCTAGTTCGGCGTTTTAGGTGAAGCAGCGCGAATGTCGTCATCATCATCGGCAGCGTGACAATTGCAGTGCGCGACACAATGACAAATGCCATATTAGCGACGAAGCTTACCGAAAGAGCCATCAGTGAAAGTGCTTGCCAGGCTTTTTTTGCACGCAACAGCGTGACAATAGGAAACGCCAGCACAACTGCGCACAACGCAAATTCCTGGCTTTGGTCAATGTAGTTCTTGACGAAGATACCGCGTTCAACATCGTCTCGCTTGATTGAAAAGCCGGGATACAGCATCACCAGCCACGACATCAGCATCATCAGCACGCAGGAAATTAGGAAGGCCGTGAACACCCACATGCCCCGCGCCGAGCGCTCGAAATGATAGACCAGCAGCGGCAGCACTAGGAGCTTGGCGAGAGGGCCGATTGCATAGCTGCGCACGCCCCATGGCGCATCCGACCACAACGTTCCAACCACCGCCAGCGTGAACAGCGCAATCGGCAGCGCGCTGACCGGCCGTCGCAGCGAGACCATGAATGCCCGCCATTCGATCGTCGGCGCCACCGTCAGCACGAAGATCACGCCGAAGATGCCGACCAGCGAGGTCGACCAGGGCAGCGACAGCGCCAACAACACCGCGACGATGTCGCTCGCCTTCGACCACGACGCAGGATCACGCCACGCCGCCAGACGCGAAGGCAGAGTTACCGTGACGCTCACGCCTTGCCTCCCCGCGCGCGGTCGACCAGAGACGTGGTGCTGTGGCCCGGCAGGATGTCGATCAGCACGACCTCGCCGCCGCAGGCCTCGACGATCTCGTGGCCGACGACCTGCTCGCGGGTATAGTCGCCGCCCTTGACCAGCACGCTCGGCTTTATTTTCGTGATCAGCTCGATCGGCGTGCCCTCTTCGAATATCGCGACGAGATCGACCGCCTCCAGCGCCGCCAGCACTTCGGCGCGGGCACGTTCGTCCTGTACCGGCCGCCCCTCGCCCTTCAACCGCTTCACCGAGGCGTCGCTGTTGAGACCGACGATCAGCCGATCGCAGGCGCCGCGCGCAGCCGTCAGCACTTTCACATGGCCGGGATGCAGAATGTCAAAACAGCCATTGGTGAAGCCGACGCGCAGATCCTGCCGCCGCCACTCCGAAAGATGGACATCGAGATCGCCACCGGCGGCCACGATCTTTTCCTCGGCGGCGAGCGAGGCATGCGGCAGGATTTTCCGCCGCAGCTCGGCCGGCGTGACGGTGGCGGTGCCTTTCTTGCCGACCGCGACGGCGGCGGCGGCATTCGCCATCCGCAGCGCCGTCTCCCAGTCGGCGTTGGCGGCGAGCGTCAGCGCCAGCGCGGCAGCGACGGTGTCGCCGGCACCGGAGACGTCGCGCACCTTGACCGGTAGCGCCGGCACATGGATCGAAGCCCCGCCGCGAACCACCAGCGTCATGCCGTGTTCGCTCTGCGTCACCAGCATGGCTTCGCAGTCGGCGAGATACATCGCGTCCTGGGCGGCGTCGGCAATGCTCTTGTCGGAATCGGCGCGGCTGCGGGTAGCTTCCGCGAATTCCTTGCGGTTCGGCGTCAGCACCGTCGCGCCGCGGTAGATCGCAAAATTGGCGCTCTTGGGATCGACGATCACCCGCTTGCCGAGTTTTTTGGCGGTATCGATGGTGTTGCGGATCACGCGCGCGGTCAGCACGCCCTTGGCATAATCCGACAGCAGCACGATATCGGCGCGTGCGATCAGCGGCAGGATGGCATCGATCAGCTTCTGCTCGACGCTGGCTGCAGCCGGCAGCGCCAGTTCCCAGTCGGCGCGCAGCATGTGGGTGGAGAAATGCTCGGAGACGAAGCGTACCTTGCGCGTCGTCGGGCGGGAGGAATCCGCAACCAGCACGGCCTCGATGCGGCTTTCCTTCGAAAGGTCAGCTTTCAGTTTTGCGCCCGCTTCGTCCTCACCGACCAGGCCGACGAAAATGCAGTGCGCGCCGAGCGAACTGATGTTGCGCGCGACATTGCCGGCGCCGCCGATATTTGTCTCGCTGCGCTGGACCGCGATGACCGGCGCCGGCGCCTCCGGCGAAATACGCGACACCTCGCCATAGACGAATTCGTCGAGCATGAGGTCGCCGATGCAGAGCACGGTGCGGCCTGATATCGCTTGGCTGAGGGCGTCAAAATCGAACATCTTGTTACCTGTGGCCCGTCAGCGAAAGCGATCGGAACAGTTGAGAAAGCCCTTCACGTAGGAATCAACCGCGTCTTCGAGCGCGGTGAAGCCGCCATTATAGCCGGCATGCTGCAACCGATCGACCTCGCTCTGGGTGAAGTATTGGTAAGCGTTACGGATCTGTTCGGGCATGTCGATATACTGGATGTTCGGTTTCGTGCCGAGCGCGGCGTAGGCCGACAGCATCAGGTCGCGAAAGCTGCGCGCGGTGCCGGTGCCGACGTTGAACAGCCCGCTCACCGAAGATGTCGCCAACAGCCACATCATGACGCGCACGACGTCGTCGACATAGATGAAATCGCGGCGCTGGTCGCCGTCGGCGATGCCTTCGCGGTGCGACTTGAACAGTTGCACCGGGCGACCGGCCTTGACGTCGTCGAAACGCCGCGCCAGCACGCTCATCATCGTG is a window encoding:
- a CDS encoding O-antigen ligase, whose product is MSVTVTLPSRLAAWRDPASWSKASDIVAVLLALSLPWSTSLVGIFGVIFVLTVAPTIEWRAFMVSLRRPVSALPIALFTLAVVGTLWSDAPWGVRSYAIGPLAKLLVLPLLVYHFERSARGMWVFTAFLISCVLMMLMSWLVMLYPGFSIKRDDVERGIFVKNYIDQSQEFALCAVVLAFPIVTLLRAKKAWQALSLMALSVSFVANMAFVIVSRTAIVTLPMMMTTFALLHLKRRTSAMIICIMVGVAGLVWFVSPQLRRTTDTFVSDYQLYKEKNLPTSMGVRLEFWQKSLRFFANSPVIGHGTGSTRGLFEGAAVGTVELASGQVIGNPHNQTLAIAIQWGAIGVIVLYTMWLLHLRLFRGEGLVTWIGLMVVLQNIFSSLFNSHLFDFHEGWMYVLGVGVAGGMVLRAKSPQAVGEPAGAVKS
- the rfaE1 gene encoding D-glycero-beta-D-manno-heptose-7-phosphate kinase; translation: MFDFDALSQAISGRTVLCIGDLMLDEFVYGEVSRISPEAPAPVIAVQRSETNIGGAGNVARNISSLGAHCIFVGLVGEDEAGAKLKADLSKESRIEAVLVADSSRPTTRKVRFVSEHFSTHMLRADWELALPAAASVEQKLIDAILPLIARADIVLLSDYAKGVLTARVIRNTIDTAKKLGKRVIVDPKSANFAIYRGATVLTPNRKEFAEATRSRADSDKSIADAAQDAMYLADCEAMLVTQSEHGMTLVVRGGASIHVPALPVKVRDVSGAGDTVAAALALTLAANADWETALRMANAAAAVAVGKKGTATVTPAELRRKILPHASLAAEEKIVAAGGDLDVHLSEWRRQDLRVGFTNGCFDILHPGHVKVLTAARGACDRLIVGLNSDASVKRLKGEGRPVQDERARAEVLAALEAVDLVAIFEEGTPIELITKIKPSVLVKGGDYTREQVVGHEIVEACGGEVVLIDILPGHSTTSLVDRARGGKA